A window of Ignavibacteriales bacterium contains these coding sequences:
- a CDS encoding T9SS type A sorting domain-containing protein, whose protein sequence is MRKKLLFLILVIFSVNLFSQTAKYPYPIIFLHGLVSSDNTWTQAITALGGSAKVFDVCLDHDGNRATASLTNDISIIGWRDGNSTPSPNRLYVMNFDNTRFQVTGHSSHTLSNQSAIYKQGIALKEMIRAVLTIENASKVILIGHSMGGLEIREYLQRGYDGTTNGRGSNWVDQSSASGHSVARVVTLGTPHLGSNHTGGILFLILSGIDESSEACRDLRFTTPTTPTAPYLFGGNESAYAWNPQPYNKDVNCNGSPVDLITGLNSGTSFNSAIPLPSNIWYTWITSNYLGRNEDGLVDLSCQWLYSGTTITPQSADTLLLNINHIEEPNNVHAIIRGIDEPSDPNYAYELPENQLTKGYITHGTNWNSRDVDAFSYKASQSGKLEITFTNTNSGADSLYVYDGTTILSSKAVQSGTQTFDVNNAAQDKIYHIIIKGTATGTSWQNPYSISCKTVLPDDVNENEIPLSFQLYQNYPNPFNPETIISYQLPTSGIVTLKIFDILGREAAELMNEEKTAGRYEVKFDGSKLPSGIYIYRLTGNNVNISKKMTLTK, encoded by the coding sequence GGCGGAAGTGCAAAAGTCTTTGATGTCTGCCTAGACCATGACGGAAACCGAGCGACGGCATCTCTTACAAATGATATTTCAATTATTGGTTGGAGAGATGGAAATTCTACTCCTTCTCCCAATCGTTTGTACGTGATGAATTTTGATAACACCAGATTCCAAGTTACGGGACATTCCTCTCATACATTAAGTAATCAATCTGCTATTTATAAACAGGGAATAGCTCTTAAAGAAATGATTAGAGCAGTACTGACAATTGAAAATGCATCTAAAGTAATTCTTATTGGGCATTCTATGGGAGGACTTGAGATAAGGGAATACTTGCAAAGAGGTTACGATGGAACAACAAATGGACGTGGTAGTAACTGGGTTGATCAATCATCAGCATCAGGACATTCCGTTGCACGCGTTGTTACTTTAGGTACACCTCATCTAGGCAGTAACCATACTGGAGGTATTCTTTTTCTAATTCTAAGCGGTATAGATGAGAGCAGTGAAGCATGCAGAGATTTAAGATTTACAACACCTACAACACCAACCGCACCATATCTTTTCGGCGGAAATGAATCTGCTTATGCATGGAATCCTCAACCATATAACAAAGATGTCAACTGCAATGGTTCACCGGTAGATTTAATTACTGGTTTAAATAGCGGAACATCTTTTAATTCGGCAATACCATTACCATCAAATATTTGGTACACATGGATAACATCAAACTATTTAGGAAGGAACGAAGATGGTCTTGTAGACCTTTCCTGCCAATGGCTTTATTCAGGAACAACTATAACACCCCAATCTGCAGATACACTTTTATTGAACATAAATCATATTGAAGAACCTAATAATGTTCATGCCATAATTCGCGGAATAGATGAACCTTCCGACCCAAATTATGCTTATGAATTGCCGGAGAACCAATTAACAAAAGGATACATTACACACGGGACGAATTGGAATAGTCGCGATGTTGATGCATTTTCTTATAAAGCTTCACAATCCGGCAAATTGGAAATCACGTTTACAAATACAAACTCAGGAGCGGATTCGCTTTATGTATATGATGGGACAACGATACTTAGCAGTAAAGCTGTTCAAAGCGGAACCCAAACCTTTGATGTCAACAATGCTGCTCAAGATAAGATTTATCATATTATAATTAAGGGGACAGCCACGGGAACAAGTTGGCAAAATCCATATTCGATCAGTTGTAAAACAGTCCTCCCCGACGATGTAAACGAAAATGAAATTCCATTATCATTTCAATTATACCAGAATTACCCTAATCCATTTAATCCGGAAACTATCATCAGTTATCAACTACCAACTTCTGGAATAGTGACGTTAAAAATATTTGATATACTTGGAAGAGAAGCAGCCGAATTAATGAATGAAGAGAAAACTGCGGGAAGGTATGAAGTGAAGTTCGATGGGTCAAAACTTCCAAGTGGAATTTATATTTATAGATTAACCGGAAATAATGTAAACATCTCGAAGAAGATGACTTTGACAAAATAA